Below is a window of Malus domestica chromosome 13, GDT2T_hap1 DNA.
AAATCAAATTCTAAGAGTACTCCAAAACATGGCTTTTCTTGTTGCGTACATAAACTTATGAATATTACAGTCTTCGACTGATCAAAGCACAGTGGACATGGATATTCCATTCAGATTGGCTGGATTAGTATTTGCACTCATCCAGCTAATAGGTTCCGTCATCCTTATGTCTGTAGTTGCCTGGCAAGTCATCCTCCTTTTCCTTGTCATCTTTGCACTCTCCGCGTGGTACATGGTAAACAAGAAGAGAACCTTAGTTCGTTCCACACTTAAAATTTCAATGCATAATCTTGTTTCTTGATAAAAATTAAACGCATAAgtactttgctttgcttttttttCCCCAGGTGTATTGCATTAGCACTGCCAGAGAATTATCCAGGATGGTTGCAATTCAAAAGGCTCCAATACTGCATCAATTTTCTGAATCAATCACGGGGGCTGCAACTATTCGTTGTTTCAATCAAGAACAAGATCGCTTCATGAAGAAAGTAAGAAGCgtgattgatgatttttcagGAGTAGCCTTTCACAATTATGCAACCACGAAATGGCTTTCTGTGCGAATGAACTTTCTCTTCAACTTAGCCTTCTTCATAGTCCTCATCATCTTGGGGACCTTGCCTGCATCCGCCATTTATCCCAGTAAGCCCCCTTGTGTCCCCTATGTTTTACTAAACCAAGATTTAAGAGGAAATGTTATTAATTCATTCAATCTGATTGGGATTAATGCTTTTGAATCTCAGGTTTGGCAAGATTGgctgcatcttattgctttaacCTCATGGTCCTTCAGGCTTGGTTATCTGGAATCTATGCAATGTTGAAAACTCAATGATATCAGTTGAGAGAATTCTTGAATTCACAAGAATACCAAGTGAGGCACCGCTTGTGATTCAAGGTTCTAGGCCAAACGCTGGTTGGCCAACTGAAGGAAAAGTCGAACTTCAGAACCTGCAAGTTCAGTATCACCCAGCTCTCCCAATGGTGATCAAAGGGGTCACCTGCACCTTCCCGGGAAATATGAAAGTCGGTGTAATGGGAAGGACAAGAAGTGGAA
It encodes the following:
- the LOC139190739 gene encoding putative ABC transporter C family member 15 translates to MAFFYSTPSSRILNKSSTDQSTVDMDIPFRLAGLVFALIQLIGSVILMSVVAWQVILLFLVIFALSAWYMVYCISTARELSRMVAIQKAPILHQFSESITGAATIRCFNQEQDRFMKKVRSVIDDFSGVAFHNYATTKWLSVRMNFLFNLAFFIVLIILGTLPASAIYPSLARLAASYCFNLMVLQAWLSGIYAMLKTQ